In one Nicotiana sylvestris chromosome 8, ASM39365v2, whole genome shotgun sequence genomic region, the following are encoded:
- the LOC104248205 gene encoding bidirectional sugar transporter SWEET7-like gives MVFNRDIARFSVGVIGNVIALILFLSPLPTFIRIWKNKSVEQFSPIPYLATFVNCGLWVLYGVPWVQPNSILVVTINGTGLGIEIVYLTLFFLYSDRKLRTKVFLVILGEIIFVATLAICVLSFVHGNKKRAAIVGSICMVGNILMYASPLAVMKLVIKTKSVEYMPFFLSLFSFLNGVSWTAYALIRFDAYILAPNSMGTVLGLAQLLLYATYYKSTKRQIAERETKGELVMAEKSVAGVAQKPRNDSRV, from the exons ATGGTTTTCAATAGAGATATTGCTCGCTTTTCTGTTGGTGTTATTG GGAATGTCATTGCACTCATCTTGTTCTTGTCACCCTT GCCAACTTTCATACGTATATGGAAAAACAAGTCAGTGGAGCAATTTTCTCCTATACCGTACCTTGCCACATTTGTCAACTGTGGGCTTTGGGTGTTGTACGGTGTCCCTTGGGTACAACCAAACAGCATCTTAGTTGTGACAATTAATGGCACTGGACTTGGCATTGAGATCGTGTACTTAACGCTGTTTTTCTTGTACTCTGATCGTAAGTTAAGGACAAAAGTTTTTCTTGTCATCCTTGGTGAAATTATCTTTGTTGCTACACTTGCAATTTGTGTTCTAAGTTTTGTCCATGGAAACAAGAAAAGAGCTGCTATTGTTGGTAGCATTTGCATGGTTGGCAACATTTTGATGTATGCTTCCCCTTTGGCTGTCATG AAACTGGTGATCAAGACCAAAAGTGTGGAATACATGCCTTTCTTCCTTTCACTTTTCTCTTTTCTCAATGGTGTTAGTTGGACTGCCTATGCTCTTATCCGTTTCGACGCCTACATTCTG GCACCAAATTCAATGGGAACTGTTCTTGGGCTGGCCCAATTGCTACTTTATGCTACATATTACAAGTCCACTAAGAGACAAATAGCAGAAAGAGAGACCAAAGGTGAACTGGTCATGGCTGAAAAATCTGTTGCTGGGGTGGCCCAAAAGCCTAGAAATGATTCTAGAGTTTAA
- the LOC104223941 gene encoding mitochondrial pyruvate carrier 1-like: MAAFKAFLNSPVGPKTTHFWGPVANWGFVIAGLVDTQKPPEMISGNMTSAMCVYSALFMRFAWMVQPRNYLLLACHASNESVQLYQLSRWAKSQGYLQQNAAKAE; encoded by the exons ATGGCTGCATTCAAGGCATTTTTGAACAGCCCTGTTGGCCCTAAAACAACTCATTTTTGGGGACCTGTTGCCAACTGGGGATTTGTCATTGCA GGATTGGTCGACACACAGAAACCACCAGAGATGATATCAGGCAACATGACTTCAG CAATGTGTGTGTATTCTGCATTGTTCATGAGATTTGCATGGATGGTACAGCCTCGGAATTATCTTCTTCTGGCATGCCATGCCTCGAATGAATCGGTGCAACTCTATCAACTATCACGTTGGGCAAAAAGTCAAGG ATATTTGCAGCAGAATGCAGCCAAAGCAGAGTGA
- the LOC104223942 gene encoding putative F-box protein At1g65770 — MANWAELPHELLVLIPKRVKVIEDFIAFGAVCTSWRTAATKENFDVFSPQVPLLMLADDKDDDYREFYSLSKGKVSRILYLPEARGRECFPSEGWLFTMSYYGEFNLLHPFSRTQIQLPSPKALLALQGFDEIPKGEIYHMIDKAVLSANPSLTSDYVLVISYYTDVNHLAFWRPGDLSWTKFEIEYRVGGVFNMIYYKGQFIFVTYAGEVCVFYVPGPSISQPIVESRLFWLDDNLNLFRHKKHSINFYLVEVDDKLLLVNRFAHPRRERNEPPREEGDGPKTFKFEVYELDVINGKLKKINTLGNLAVFLSVNGASFVESSKFTGVKPDHIYFTDDWREENAVLEDGGGRDMGAYNLEDGNVESFYPELSLSLICPPTWITPSF; from the coding sequence ATGGCGAACTGGGCAGAACTGCCCCACGAACTCCTTGTTCTGATTCCAAAGCGCGTTAAAGTGATAGAAGATTTCATTGCTTTTGGTGCTGTTTGTACGTCGTGGCGAACTGCTGCTACAAAGGAAAACTTTGATGTGTTTTCGCCTCAAGTTCCGTTGCTAATGTTGGCTGATGATAAAGACGATGATTATCGAGAATTTTACTCTCTTTCTAAGGGGAAAGTCTCACGTATATTATATCTCCCAGAAGCTAGAGGGCGAGAGTGTTTTCCATCAGAGGGATGGTTGTTCACTATGTCATATTACGGAGAGTTTAACTTATTGCATCCTTTTTCCCGTACACAAATTCAACTTCCTTCACCAAAAGCGTTATTGGCTTTACAGGGTTTTGATGAAATACCAAAAGGAGAAATCTATCACATGATCGACAAAGCTGTCTTATCTGCTAATCCTTCTCTTACATCAGATTATGTATTAGTGATTTCCTATTATACAGATGTTAATCATTTGGCTTTTTGGAGACCTGGAGATCTTAGCTGGACcaaatttgaaattgaatataGAGTTGGTGGAGTCTTCAATATGATTTACTATAAGGGTCAATTTATTTTTGTAACTTACGCTGGAGAAGTTTGTGTTTTTTATGTTCCAGGGCCTAGTATTTCTCAACCAATTGTAGAATCACGCTTATTTTGGCTTGACGATAATCTGAATCTGTTTCGCCACAAAAAGCATTCAATCAACTTCTACCTAGTTGAGGTAGATGATAAACTTTTACTTGTTAACCGATTTGCCCATCCTCGACGAGAACGAAATGAGCCTCCGAGAGAGGAAGGAGATGGTCCAAAGACATTTAAATTTGAAGTATATGAACTAGATGTAATCAATGGTAAGTTGAAAAAGATTAACACCTTGGGAAATTTAGCAGTTTTTTTGAGTGTTAATGGAGCAAGTTTCGTTGAGTCATCTAAGTTTACAGGAGTCAAGCCTGATCATATATATTTTACTGATGATTGGCGTGAGGAAAATGCTGTATTGGAAGACGGTGGTGGAAGAGATATGGGTGCTTATAATCTTGAAGATGGAAACGTTGAATCTTTTTATCCTGAATTGTCATTAAGTCTTATTTGCCCGCCAACTTGGATCACACCATCATTTTGA